From the Rhinolophus sinicus isolate RSC01 linkage group LG02, ASM3656204v1, whole genome shotgun sequence genome, one window contains:
- the MICALL1 gene encoding MICAL-like protein 1 isoform X1, whose product MAGPRGALLAWCRRQCEGYRDVDIRDLSSSFRDGLAFCAILHRHRPDLLDFESLSKDNVFENNHLAFEVAEKELGIPALLDPSDMVSMSVPDCLSIMTYVSQYYNHFASPGQAGVSSARKGLVPSSPPSEASTPVEPGDRAQGEELSSGHLLEQGAHRTPSSTCAACQQHVHLVQRYLAEGKLYHRHCFRCRQCSSTLIPGAYRRGPEEGTFVCAEQCARLGPGGRSGAKPWSAPQPKPQQEEAKEAAEEAKDVEGGGRSPSAAAGAEVDAPQASPEARTQIPTKPRVPGKPQELASPPTGRPTPAPRKASESTALTPPTPRPRSSLQPENLVEQGGSSGLVNGRLHETPVPKPRGTPKLSERTPAPRKDPPWITLVQAEPKKKPAPLPPSSSPGPPCQDSRQVENGGMEEVAPRSLAGAGLEPQPYNPFEEEEEEEPPAAPSLATGAAQAPLESTPKTLHPWYGITPTSSPKTKKRPAPRAPSASPLALHASRLSHSEPPTATPSPALSVESLSSESSNQTPSAELLEPPVVPKSSSEPAVHAPGTPGTSASLSANSSLSSSGELVQPSTDRTPQANPGLAPNTRGSSGPQPAKPCSGAAPTPLLLVGDKSPVPSPGTSSPQLQVKSSCKENPFNRKASPTASPATKKAIKGSKPARPPAPGHGFPLIKRKVQADQYIPEEDIHREVDTIERQLDALEHRGVLLEKKLRGGVNGSRAAGRPEGREDDMLVDWFKLIHEKHLLVRRESELIYVFKQQNLEQRQADVEYELRCLLNKPEKDWTEEDRGREKVLMQEIVTLIEQRNAIINCLDEDRQREEEEDKMLEAMIKKKEFQKEAEPQGRKKAKFKTMKVLKLLGNKRDTKSKSPGDKS is encoded by the exons ATGGCGGGGCCGCGGGGTGCGTTGCTGGCCTGGTGCCGCCGCCAGTGCGAGGGCTACCGCGACGTGGACATCCGCGACCTGAGCAGCTCCTTCCGGGACGGCCTGGCCTTCTGCGCCATCCTGCACCGGCACCGGCCGGACCTGCT AGATTTTGAGTCACTTTCCAAGGACAATGTCTTCGAGAATAACCATTTG GCCTTTGAAGTGGCTGAGAAGGAGCTGGGGATCCCTGCTCTCCTGGACCCCAGTGACATGGTCTCTATGAGTGTCCCCGACTGCCTCAGCATCATGACCTATGTGTCCCAGTATTACAACCACTTCGCCAGCCCTGGCCAAG CCGGTGTCTCATCAGCCAGAAAGGGCCTGGTACCTTCCTCCCCACCATCCGAAGCATCTACTCCAGTGGAACCAGGAGATAGGGCTCAG GGTGAGGAGCTCTCTTCCGGCCACCTGTTGGAGCAGGGCGCCCACCGGACCCCCAGCAGCACGTGTGCGGCCTGCCAGCAGCATGTGCACCTGGTGCAACGTTACCTGGCCGAGGGCAAGCTGTACCACCGACACTGCTTCCG GTGTCGACAGTGCTCCAGCACCCTGATCCCTGGGGCTTACAGGAGGGGGCCTGAGGAGGGCACCTTCGTCTGTGCAGAACAGTGCGCCAGGCTGGGCCCAGGGGGGCGGTCGGGGGCCAAGCCCTGGTCTGCCCCGCAGCCAAAGCCACAGCAAGAAGAAGCAAAAGAAGCAGCAGAAGAAGCCAAGGATGTGGAGGGAGGCGGCCGCAGCCCTAGTGCGGCTGCAGGCGCGGAGGTGGACGCGCCCCAGGCCAGCCCAGAGGCCCGGACCCAGATTCCCACCAAGCCCCGGGTTCCGGGCAAACCACAGGAGCTGGCCAGCCCCCCAACCGGTCGCCCCACGCCTGCGCCCAGGAAGGCCTCCGAGAGCACAGCCCTGACACCCCCCACGCCCCGGCCCCGGTCCAGTCTGCAGCCTGAGAACTTGGTGGAGCAAGGTGGCAGCAGCGGCCTGGTGAATG GAAGGTTGCACGAAACCCCCGTCCCCAAGCCGAGAGGGACGCCCAAGCTGTCAGAGAG GACGCCAGCCCCCAGGAAGGACCCCCCATGGATCACTCTGGTACAGGCAGAGCCAAAGAAGAAGCCAGCGCCCCTTCCCCCAAGCAGCAGCCCTGGGCCTCCATGCCAGGACAGCAGGCAGGTAGAGAATGGAGGCATGGAGGAGGTGGCCCCGAGGAGCCTGGCGGGGGCTGGCCTAGAGCCCCAGCCCTACAACCCgtttgaggaggaggaggaggaggagccgcCCGCTGCACCCAGCCTGGCCACTGGCGCTGCTCAGGCCCCCTTGGAGTCCACACCCAAGACCTTGCACCCCTGGTACGGCATCACCCCTACCAGCAGCCCCAAGACAAAGAAGCGCCCTGCCCCCCGAGCACCCAGTGCGTCCCCACTCG CTCTCCATGCCTCGCGTCTCTCACACTCGGAGCCACCCACGGCTACCCCATCACCAGCCCTCAGCGTGGAGAGCCTGTCATCCGAGAGCTCCAACCAGACCCCCAGTGCAGAGCTGCTGGAGCCCCCAGTTGTGCCTAAGAGCTCCTCAGAGCCTGCTGTCCATGCCCCTGGCACTCCTGGCACCTCTGCCAGCCTCTCTGCCAACTCCTCCCTGTCCTCCTCTGGGGAGCTGGTGCAGCCCAGCACGGACCGGACACCTCAAGCCAATCCTGGCCTTGCCCCCAATACGAGGGGCAGCTCTGGTCCCCAGCCTGCTAAGCCCTGCAGTggagctgcccccacccctctcttGTTGGTTGGAGACAAGAGCCCCGTGCCTTCCCCTGGAACCTCATCCCCACAGCTCCAGGTAAAG TCTTCCTGCAAGGAGAATCCTTTTAACCGGAAGGCATCACCCACAGCGTCCCCAGCCACAAAGAAGGCCATCAAGGGATCCAAGCCAGCGAGGCCACCTGCCCCAGGACATGGCTTCCCGCTCATCAAGCGCAAG GTCCAGGCTGACCAGTACATTCCCGAGGAGGACATCCACAGAGAAGTGGACACCATTGAGCGCCAGCTAGATGCCCTGGAACACCGTGGGGTCCTGCTGGAGAAGAAGCTACGTGGTGGAGTGAATGGTTCGCGCGCTGCTGGGAGGCCTG AGGGCCGTGAGGACGACATGCTGGTGGACTGGTTCAAGCTCATCCATGAGAAGCACCTGCTTGTTCGGCGGGAGTCCGAGCTCATCTATGT CTTCAAGCAGCAAAACCTGGAGCAGCGGCAGGCAGATGTGGAGTATGAGCTCCGATGCCTTCTCAACAAGCCAG AAAAGGACTGGACAGAGGAGGACCGGGGCCGGGAGAAGGTGCTGATGCAGGAGATTGTGACTCTCATTGAGCAGCGCAATGCCATCATCAACTGCCTGGACGAGGACCGGCAGAG ggaggaagaggaagataaGATGTTGGAAGCCATGATCAAGAAGAAAG AGTTCCAGAAGGAGGCTGAACCCCAGGGCAGGAAGAAGGCCAAGTTCAAGACTATGAAGGTGCTGAAGCTGCTAGGAAATAAGCGTGACACTAAGAGCAAGTCCCCCGGGGACAAGAGCTAA
- the MICALL1 gene encoding MICAL-like protein 1 isoform X2 → MAGPRGALLAWCRRQCEGYRDVDIRDLSSSFRDGLAFCAILHRHRPDLLDFESLSKDNVFENNHLAFEVAEKELGIPALLDPSDMVSMSVPDCLSIMTYVSQYYNHFASPGQAGVSSARKGLVPSSPPSEASTPVEPGDRAQGEELSSGHLLEQGAHRTPSSTCAACQQHVHLVQRYLAEGKLYHRHCFRCRQCSSTLIPGAYRRGPEEGTFVCAEQCARLGPGGRSGAKPWSAPQPKPQQEEAKEAAEEAKDVEGGGRSPSAAAGAEVDAPQASPEARTQIPTKPRVPGKPQELASPPTGRPTPAPRKASESTALTPPTPRPRSSLQPENLVEQGGSSGLVNGRLHETPVPKPRGTPKLSERTPAPRKDPPWITLVQAEPKKKPAPLPPSSSPGPPCQDSRQVENGGMEEVAPRSLAGAGLEPQPYNPFEEEEEEEPPAAPSLATGAAQAPLESTPKTLHPWYGITPTSSPKTKKRPAPRAPSASPLALHASRLSHSEPPTATPSPALSVESLSSESSNQTPSAELLEPPVVPKSSSEPAVHAPGTPGTSASLSANSSLSSSGELVQPSTDRTPQANPGLAPNTRGSSGPQPAKPCSGAAPTPLLLVGDKSPVPSPGTSSPQLQVKSSCKENPFNRKASPTASPATKKAIKGSKPARPPAPGHGFPLIKRKVQADQYIPEEDIHREVDTIERQLDALEHRGVLLEKKLRGGVNEGREDDMLVDWFKLIHEKHLLVRRESELIYVFKQQNLEQRQADVEYELRCLLNKPEKDWTEEDRGREKVLMQEIVTLIEQRNAIINCLDEDRQREEEEDKMLEAMIKKKEFQKEAEPQGRKKAKFKTMKVLKLLGNKRDTKSKSPGDKS, encoded by the exons ATGGCGGGGCCGCGGGGTGCGTTGCTGGCCTGGTGCCGCCGCCAGTGCGAGGGCTACCGCGACGTGGACATCCGCGACCTGAGCAGCTCCTTCCGGGACGGCCTGGCCTTCTGCGCCATCCTGCACCGGCACCGGCCGGACCTGCT AGATTTTGAGTCACTTTCCAAGGACAATGTCTTCGAGAATAACCATTTG GCCTTTGAAGTGGCTGAGAAGGAGCTGGGGATCCCTGCTCTCCTGGACCCCAGTGACATGGTCTCTATGAGTGTCCCCGACTGCCTCAGCATCATGACCTATGTGTCCCAGTATTACAACCACTTCGCCAGCCCTGGCCAAG CCGGTGTCTCATCAGCCAGAAAGGGCCTGGTACCTTCCTCCCCACCATCCGAAGCATCTACTCCAGTGGAACCAGGAGATAGGGCTCAG GGTGAGGAGCTCTCTTCCGGCCACCTGTTGGAGCAGGGCGCCCACCGGACCCCCAGCAGCACGTGTGCGGCCTGCCAGCAGCATGTGCACCTGGTGCAACGTTACCTGGCCGAGGGCAAGCTGTACCACCGACACTGCTTCCG GTGTCGACAGTGCTCCAGCACCCTGATCCCTGGGGCTTACAGGAGGGGGCCTGAGGAGGGCACCTTCGTCTGTGCAGAACAGTGCGCCAGGCTGGGCCCAGGGGGGCGGTCGGGGGCCAAGCCCTGGTCTGCCCCGCAGCCAAAGCCACAGCAAGAAGAAGCAAAAGAAGCAGCAGAAGAAGCCAAGGATGTGGAGGGAGGCGGCCGCAGCCCTAGTGCGGCTGCAGGCGCGGAGGTGGACGCGCCCCAGGCCAGCCCAGAGGCCCGGACCCAGATTCCCACCAAGCCCCGGGTTCCGGGCAAACCACAGGAGCTGGCCAGCCCCCCAACCGGTCGCCCCACGCCTGCGCCCAGGAAGGCCTCCGAGAGCACAGCCCTGACACCCCCCACGCCCCGGCCCCGGTCCAGTCTGCAGCCTGAGAACTTGGTGGAGCAAGGTGGCAGCAGCGGCCTGGTGAATG GAAGGTTGCACGAAACCCCCGTCCCCAAGCCGAGAGGGACGCCCAAGCTGTCAGAGAG GACGCCAGCCCCCAGGAAGGACCCCCCATGGATCACTCTGGTACAGGCAGAGCCAAAGAAGAAGCCAGCGCCCCTTCCCCCAAGCAGCAGCCCTGGGCCTCCATGCCAGGACAGCAGGCAGGTAGAGAATGGAGGCATGGAGGAGGTGGCCCCGAGGAGCCTGGCGGGGGCTGGCCTAGAGCCCCAGCCCTACAACCCgtttgaggaggaggaggaggaggagccgcCCGCTGCACCCAGCCTGGCCACTGGCGCTGCTCAGGCCCCCTTGGAGTCCACACCCAAGACCTTGCACCCCTGGTACGGCATCACCCCTACCAGCAGCCCCAAGACAAAGAAGCGCCCTGCCCCCCGAGCACCCAGTGCGTCCCCACTCG CTCTCCATGCCTCGCGTCTCTCACACTCGGAGCCACCCACGGCTACCCCATCACCAGCCCTCAGCGTGGAGAGCCTGTCATCCGAGAGCTCCAACCAGACCCCCAGTGCAGAGCTGCTGGAGCCCCCAGTTGTGCCTAAGAGCTCCTCAGAGCCTGCTGTCCATGCCCCTGGCACTCCTGGCACCTCTGCCAGCCTCTCTGCCAACTCCTCCCTGTCCTCCTCTGGGGAGCTGGTGCAGCCCAGCACGGACCGGACACCTCAAGCCAATCCTGGCCTTGCCCCCAATACGAGGGGCAGCTCTGGTCCCCAGCCTGCTAAGCCCTGCAGTggagctgcccccacccctctcttGTTGGTTGGAGACAAGAGCCCCGTGCCTTCCCCTGGAACCTCATCCCCACAGCTCCAGGTAAAG TCTTCCTGCAAGGAGAATCCTTTTAACCGGAAGGCATCACCCACAGCGTCCCCAGCCACAAAGAAGGCCATCAAGGGATCCAAGCCAGCGAGGCCACCTGCCCCAGGACATGGCTTCCCGCTCATCAAGCGCAAG GTCCAGGCTGACCAGTACATTCCCGAGGAGGACATCCACAGAGAAGTGGACACCATTGAGCGCCAGCTAGATGCCCTGGAACACCGTGGGGTCCTGCTGGAGAAGAAGCTACGTGGTGGAGTGAATG AGGGCCGTGAGGACGACATGCTGGTGGACTGGTTCAAGCTCATCCATGAGAAGCACCTGCTTGTTCGGCGGGAGTCCGAGCTCATCTATGT CTTCAAGCAGCAAAACCTGGAGCAGCGGCAGGCAGATGTGGAGTATGAGCTCCGATGCCTTCTCAACAAGCCAG AAAAGGACTGGACAGAGGAGGACCGGGGCCGGGAGAAGGTGCTGATGCAGGAGATTGTGACTCTCATTGAGCAGCGCAATGCCATCATCAACTGCCTGGACGAGGACCGGCAGAG ggaggaagaggaagataaGATGTTGGAAGCCATGATCAAGAAGAAAG AGTTCCAGAAGGAGGCTGAACCCCAGGGCAGGAAGAAGGCCAAGTTCAAGACTATGAAGGTGCTGAAGCTGCTAGGAAATAAGCGTGACACTAAGAGCAAGTCCCCCGGGGACAAGAGCTAA
- the LG02H22orf23 gene encoding UPF0193 protein EVG1 isoform X1, protein MASQEKMEAVTKGTGFWSCPKQATYTPGTCELLRVMMEESRLTKFQQRHIMDTMKRGDTLPLQCSPTSSQRVLPSRQPASAIYLPPILAARSHLRPASMCQANGAYSREQFKPQATRDLEKEKQRLQNIFATGKDKKERKRKPRPVRQEDAVPELDRFEELVKEIQERKEFLADMEALGQGRQYRGMILAEISQKLREMEDIDQKRTEQLRQALATT, encoded by the exons ATGGCTTCCCAGGAGAAGATGGAGGCAGTGACCAAAGGAACGGGGTTCTGGAGCTGCCCCAAGCAGGCCACTTATACCCCTGGGACTTGTGAGCTCCTGAGAG TAATGATGGAGGAATCCAGGCTGACTAAATTCCAACAGCGCCACATCATGGACACCATGAAAA GAGGAGACACTCTGCCCCTACAGTGCAGCCCAACATCCAGCcagagggtcttgccttccaGGCAGCCAGCCTCGGCCATCTACCTGCCTCCCATCCTGGCGGCCCGATCCCACCTCCGGCCTGCCAGCATGTGCCAGGCCAACGGGGCTTACAGCCGGGAGCAGTTCAAGCCTCAAGCCACCC GAGATCTGGAGAAGGAGAAGCAAAGACTCCAAAATATCTTTGCCACAGGGAAGGACAAAAAGGAACGGAAAAGAAAGCCCCGTCCTGTACGACAGGAGGACGCAGTCCCTGAACTGGACCGGTTTGAAGAAC TGGTGAAGGAAATCCAGGAGAGGAAAGAATTCCTGGCTGACATGGAGGCCCTGGGACAGGGCAGGCAGTACCGAGGAATGATCCTCGCTGAAATCTCCCAG AAACTACGGGAAATGGAGGACATTGACCAGAAGAGGACTGAGCAACTTAGGCAGGCACTTGCCACCACTTAG
- the LG02H22orf23 gene encoding UPF0193 protein EVG1 isoform X2 — protein sequence MASQEKMEAVTKGTGFWSCPKQATYTPGTCELLRVMMEESRLTKFQQRHIMDTMKRGDTLPLQCSPTSSQRVLPSRQPASAIYLPPILAARSHLRPASMCQANGAYSREQFKPQATRKDKKERKRKPRPVRQEDAVPELDRFEELVKEIQERKEFLADMEALGQGRQYRGMILAEISQKLREMEDIDQKRTEQLRQALATT from the exons ATGGCTTCCCAGGAGAAGATGGAGGCAGTGACCAAAGGAACGGGGTTCTGGAGCTGCCCCAAGCAGGCCACTTATACCCCTGGGACTTGTGAGCTCCTGAGAG TAATGATGGAGGAATCCAGGCTGACTAAATTCCAACAGCGCCACATCATGGACACCATGAAAA GAGGAGACACTCTGCCCCTACAGTGCAGCCCAACATCCAGCcagagggtcttgccttccaGGCAGCCAGCCTCGGCCATCTACCTGCCTCCCATCCTGGCGGCCCGATCCCACCTCCGGCCTGCCAGCATGTGCCAGGCCAACGGGGCTTACAGCCGGGAGCAGTTCAAGCCTCAAGCCACCC GGAAGGACAAAAAGGAACGGAAAAGAAAGCCCCGTCCTGTACGACAGGAGGACGCAGTCCCTGAACTGGACCGGTTTGAAGAAC TGGTGAAGGAAATCCAGGAGAGGAAAGAATTCCTGGCTGACATGGAGGCCCTGGGACAGGGCAGGCAGTACCGAGGAATGATCCTCGCTGAAATCTCCCAG AAACTACGGGAAATGGAGGACATTGACCAGAAGAGGACTGAGCAACTTAGGCAGGCACTTGCCACCACTTAG
- the LG02H22orf23 gene encoding UPF0193 protein EVG1 isoform X3: MASQEKMEAVTKGTGFWSCPKQATYTPGTCELLRVMMEESRLTKFQQRHIMDTMKRGDTLPLQCSPTSSQRVLPSRQPASAIYLPPILAARSHLRPASMCQANGAYSREQFKPQATRDLEKEKQRLQNIFATGKDKKERKRKPRPVRQEDAVPELDRFEEREASPAPATPPRSLKAPKPCPLMTLLPVQW; this comes from the exons ATGGCTTCCCAGGAGAAGATGGAGGCAGTGACCAAAGGAACGGGGTTCTGGAGCTGCCCCAAGCAGGCCACTTATACCCCTGGGACTTGTGAGCTCCTGAGAG TAATGATGGAGGAATCCAGGCTGACTAAATTCCAACAGCGCCACATCATGGACACCATGAAAA GAGGAGACACTCTGCCCCTACAGTGCAGCCCAACATCCAGCcagagggtcttgccttccaGGCAGCCAGCCTCGGCCATCTACCTGCCTCCCATCCTGGCGGCCCGATCCCACCTCCGGCCTGCCAGCATGTGCCAGGCCAACGGGGCTTACAGCCGGGAGCAGTTCAAGCCTCAAGCCACCC GAGATCTGGAGAAGGAGAAGCAAAGACTCCAAAATATCTTTGCCACAGGGAAGGACAAAAAGGAACGGAAAAGAAAGCCCCGTCCTGTACGACAGGAGGACGCAGTCCCTGAACTGGACCGGTTTGAAGAAC GAGAGGCAAGCCCTGCCCCCGCCACACCTCCCCGGAGCCTGAAAGCCCCTAAACCCTGTCCACTGATGACCCTTCTCCCTGTCCAGTGGTGA
- the LG02H22orf23 gene encoding UPF0193 protein EVG1 isoform X4, protein MASQEKMEAVTKGTGFWSCPKQATYTPGTCELLRVMMEESRLTKFQQRHIMDTMKRGDTLPLQCSPTSSQRVLPSRQPASAIYLPPILAARSHLRPASMCQANGAYSREQFKPQATRKDKKERKRKPRPVRQEDAVPELDRFEEREASPAPATPPRSLKAPKPCPLMTLLPVQW, encoded by the exons ATGGCTTCCCAGGAGAAGATGGAGGCAGTGACCAAAGGAACGGGGTTCTGGAGCTGCCCCAAGCAGGCCACTTATACCCCTGGGACTTGTGAGCTCCTGAGAG TAATGATGGAGGAATCCAGGCTGACTAAATTCCAACAGCGCCACATCATGGACACCATGAAAA GAGGAGACACTCTGCCCCTACAGTGCAGCCCAACATCCAGCcagagggtcttgccttccaGGCAGCCAGCCTCGGCCATCTACCTGCCTCCCATCCTGGCGGCCCGATCCCACCTCCGGCCTGCCAGCATGTGCCAGGCCAACGGGGCTTACAGCCGGGAGCAGTTCAAGCCTCAAGCCACCC GGAAGGACAAAAAGGAACGGAAAAGAAAGCCCCGTCCTGTACGACAGGAGGACGCAGTCCCTGAACTGGACCGGTTTGAAGAAC GAGAGGCAAGCCCTGCCCCCGCCACACCTCCCCGGAGCCTGAAAGCCCCTAAACCCTGTCCACTGATGACCCTTCTCCCTGTCCAGTGGTGA